Genomic segment of Gloeocapsa sp. PCC 7428:
CAATGCGCGACAACGCAATTTAAGCAAGGAGAGGAAAAATGTATAACAGCGAGCAATACAAACGCCAAATTATGGATGACTTGGCGCAAGGTGATACCGAAACAATGGAAGAAGTATCAACAAACGAGCGCCAATACGAAAACTTTGATGATTTTGCACAACGCTCATCGCACGCAGAACGCCGTCAACTATTTGGACGTTCTTTGCACCCCGATCGCATTCCTCCCAGCCAAATGGAGCCAGAATTGCAAAAAGCGATCGCACAAATTAAGCCGAATGAAAGAGATGATGTCGCCCGCGCGTTCTTCAAGCACCTGAAAGAAAGAGGACTAAGCGATCGCCAGCTAGAACAACAGCTAGCTTTATCAACGCATCATCCCAACAAAATGAGTGCAGATGATGTCAGCAAGCTGGCTACGTTTGTCTATCACAATCATCCTGATATCTTCCAAGAAGTCATGGCAGAGCAACCAGGAATCATCAAGTTCCTCAGCAATCCTCTAGTTGCTGCTGTTCTAGGAATCGCGGCGGCTAAATGGTTAGGTAGTCAACGCAAATAACAGCGTCAGAACTTAGGCAATAGCTACCCCAAACAATCACTACTTCACGAGTAGCCCTTTTTGGAGGGGGTTTGGGGGACGCAACCGTGAGCCAGCGCGTTGCGGGGGTTCCCCCCGTTGTAGCGACTGGCGTCCCCCGATGGAGGGAATGTGGGGAAGCCCCCCCAACTCGTGGTTTTATAAGATTGCATAAGTGATAAATGTATAGAATAGGCATCGTGCCTTCTCATTAATAACCAAAAAGAGAGTAGATCATAACCACGATCTGCTCTCTTTTTTTAGAAAACTATAATTTTAAACAGTTGCCAATTCTGGAGTCGGACGCTTGCTGTTGCGAATACCCTCGATCGCTTCAGCATAATCTTTAGCATTAAATACCGCAGACCCAGCAACGATCGCATTCGCACCCGCTTCAATCACTTGCCAAGTATTATTTGCTTTTAAGCCGCCATCAACTTCAATCCAAGGATCGAGACCGCGATCGTCGAGCATTTGACGCAGTTTGCGAATCTTAGGCAATACAGCAGGAATAAAACTTTGACCGCCAAAGCCAGGGTTGACACTCATGATCAAAATCATGTCACAAAGCTCTAGCACGTATTCGATTAACTCTAGCGGAGAACTAGGATTTAAAACAACACCGGCTTTTTTGCCCAACTCTCTAATTTGACCGAGCGTGCGGTGCAAGTGCGGTGAAGCATTGTGTTCAGCATGAACGTAAATGTGGTCGGCTCCAGCCTTCGCAAAATCTTCGACATACTTTTCTGGTTCCACAATCATCAAGTGGACATCCAGCGGCTTTTGAGTAACAGGACGAATCGCTTCTACGATTAATGGACCAATCGTAATGTTGGGAACAAACCGCCCATCCATCACATCAACATGAATCCAGTCGGCTCCTGCTGCATCTACTGCCCGAATTTCGTCACCTAGGCGCGAAAAATCTGCTGATAGTATAGATGGAGCAACTACAATAGGCTTTTTGCTGGCTTGGGTCATGCTACTCGTTCTCCTGCTTCCTCGATTGTATGCATTTTAACAAAATCTTTAGTATTAAACGTGCGATCGCCAAAACTTCTCATAGCAATATTGCACCTCTAATAAAACAAAATTTCTTATCAATTTATGCAACGGCTTAAAAGACTCGCTACAAAATAAAGAAGTGAGGAGCAAGATCTTATCAACGAGTTAGCAGTAGTTAATTATATTTTTTTGCCCAAAACTGAGTGAATTTAGAAATCAATGGTAAGAAAACTTGTCTGGCTAGTAGGAGGACTAAGCGCTTCCTGTATCAGTCTTCCTGTCCTCGCGTTAGAAACAACCTCAGTAGGAGAAGCAGGAATTAATGCATTGCGGTTACACGGTGCGCCTTACAACCTAATTGGTCGCAAAATCGGTATTGGTCAAGTAGAAATTGGACGTCCTGGACAATTTGGCTTAGATAAAGCTGTAGTGCGCAATCAACGCATGAGTTTAGCAGGTGTCTTTTTGCGCAACCAGCCAGCAAAACCTAACACGAATATTGACCCGCACGCGCAAAACGTTGCGAGTGTGATGATTAGTACCGATAAAGCCGTACGAGGTGTCGCACCAGGCGCGCGACTTTATTCAACTGCGGTTGGTTCGCTGAGAACAGGTGGTCAGCCAGAAGAGTGTTTATCTGCACAACACATTGCGCAGCAAAACGGCGGTGATGTCCGCGCGATCAACTTTAGCTTCGGCGAAACGCTCGATCGCGATCCGCGACCGAATGCACTTTTAGATGGTCAAGCCTTACTGACGCAATGCATCGATTGGTCTGCCCGCGTTCACAATGTGGTGTATGCGATCGCTGGTAATCAAGGCAAAGGCGGAATTCCCATCCCTACGGATAACTTTAATGGTATTAACGTTGCGTTTACCACTCGCAGGCAAGGAATCTTCACGCGGCTGGATGTGTCTAATTTAAGCGATGCGATTTCTGGTGGCGTTGGCGGTAGACTCAACGGTCGAGAAGTCAACTTAGGTCCACGGCGGGCGATCGGTTTAGTCGCTCCTGGAAATAAAATTACGTTGCTCAATCCAGATGGTAAAACGACGCAAGTCACTGGGACAAGTTTTGCCGCACCTCATGTTACCGCAACGGTTGCGTTACTACAAGAATACGGCGACAAGCAACTGAGTTCGCGTCAGCGTAACTGGAGTTTAGATGCGCGGCGTCAGGAAGTCATGAAAGCCGTAATGCTCAATTCGGCGGATAAATACCGAGATCCAGGCAATGGATTACTGCTAGGAATGAGCAAAACTATTTTAGATAAACAAAATCAGCACTGGTTAAATTCAGACGCTTACCGCGATCCGACAATTCCCCTACAAGCACAGATGGGAACAGGTCAACTTAATGCCTATCGCGCTTATCAGCAATTTAGTGCAGGTCAATGGCACCCCGCAAGACCTGTACCCGCGATTGGCTGGGATTATCGGACGGTTAATGCGACAGCACATCATGATTACGTCTTAGCGCAACCATTACAGCAAGGTAGTTTTGTATCGGTTACTTTGAATTGGAATCGCTTGGTAGAGTTGAACGATACCAACAAAAATGGCAGATTTGACGTAGGCGAAACTTTTCGCGATCGCGGTTTAAATAACCTTGACCTTTACTTGCTTAATGCTGATTCCGGCGCAATTGTTGATACAACTTGCACTTCCACAAGCGAAGTCGATAGCGTCGAACACGTTTTTTGTCGAGTTCCCAACACTGGTAGATACAAAGTCCGCGTTCAGTTTCGCCAAAAAGTAAATCACGCCGTTCAACCTTATGCGCTGGCGTGGTGGAGTGTACCTGTGAGAAATTAACCTCCTACAACTGTTGTTGCAAAAAACGTAACCACGCTGCGATCGCTACCACAACGATGGCATAGTTCGCATAAAGAACTATGGTGACAGTAGAATGCAGCCTTTCCTGCTAAGACGCTATGCAATTCGCCTCGGAAGACGATATGTCCTTGCGGCGACAGGCATC
This window contains:
- the rpe gene encoding ribulose-phosphate 3-epimerase: MTQASKKPIVVAPSILSADFSRLGDEIRAVDAAGADWIHVDVMDGRFVPNITIGPLIVEAIRPVTQKPLDVHLMIVEPEKYVEDFAKAGADHIYVHAEHNASPHLHRTLGQIRELGKKAGVVLNPSSPLELIEYVLELCDMILIMSVNPGFGGQSFIPAVLPKIRKLRQMLDDRGLDPWIEVDGGLKANNTWQVIEAGANAIVAGSAVFNAKDYAEAIEGIRNSKRPTPELATV
- a CDS encoding S8 family serine peptidase, producing MVRKLVWLVGGLSASCISLPVLALETTSVGEAGINALRLHGAPYNLIGRKIGIGQVEIGRPGQFGLDKAVVRNQRMSLAGVFLRNQPAKPNTNIDPHAQNVASVMISTDKAVRGVAPGARLYSTAVGSLRTGGQPEECLSAQHIAQQNGGDVRAINFSFGETLDRDPRPNALLDGQALLTQCIDWSARVHNVVYAIAGNQGKGGIPIPTDNFNGINVAFTTRRQGIFTRLDVSNLSDAISGGVGGRLNGREVNLGPRRAIGLVAPGNKITLLNPDGKTTQVTGTSFAAPHVTATVALLQEYGDKQLSSRQRNWSLDARRQEVMKAVMLNSADKYRDPGNGLLLGMSKTILDKQNQHWLNSDAYRDPTIPLQAQMGTGQLNAYRAYQQFSAGQWHPARPVPAIGWDYRTVNATAHHDYVLAQPLQQGSFVSVTLNWNRLVELNDTNKNGRFDVGETFRDRGLNNLDLYLLNADSGAIVDTTCTSTSEVDSVEHVFCRVPNTGRYKVRVQFRQKVNHAVQPYALAWWSVPVRN